One part of the Phragmites australis chromosome 3, lpPhrAust1.1, whole genome shotgun sequence genome encodes these proteins:
- the LOC133912857 gene encoding pentatricopeptide repeat-containing protein At5g55840 isoform X2 — translation MSSSSSSSSLAYSLYRRRIVECKAAAYPLRLPSCVRPAARPRIGAGVPAAATSARGGDSSIINALTMQRWETLNNMAYKVGRLETSDGKQALKILSSLVQRSGFSCSAIFSSLLRTISRFDSTNCMVFDLLVKAYVKERKVADAVMAIFFMDDCGFKASAVACNTILNTLLEDGKSKPVWLFMRESLARKFPLDIITCNILLNFLCTQGKFREAEYMLQKMKSCRLPNSVTYNTILHWYVKKGRFKAALRVLEDMERNSIEADVYTYNIMIDKLCKIKRSTRAFLLLKRMREDKLTPDECTYNTLINGFFGEGKINFAIYVFNHMLTQSLVPSIATYTTMIDGYCRNGRIDEALIILSEMQSTGVRPSELTYSALLNGYCKVSMLGPALDLMEGLKSRGITINKTMYTILIDGFCQVGEISKAKQILKSMLGNGIDPDVITYSALINGMCKMGKTHETKEILSRMQKSGVLPNDVLYTTLVCYYCKAGYVKEALKHFVDIYRRGLVANSVIHNALLCAFYREGMIAEAEHFKQYMSRMKISFGAASFNCMIDSYCHRGNVIEAFSVYDNMVRYGHSPNVCTYQNLLRGLCQGGHLVQAKQFMVRLVDTPSAIDEKTFNALLLGICKYGTMDEALDLCEEMVKNNFLPDIHTYTILLSGFCRRGKILPAVHMLQMMLEKGLVPDTVAYTCLLNGLIDEGQVKVASYLFQEIICKEGLYADCIAYNSLMRGYVKGGKINTLERVMSDMHESEVYPNSASYNILMHGYVKKGHFSRSFYLYKDMVRKGVRPNNVTYRLLILGLSKCGMIDIAVKFLEKMVLEGIYPDKLAFDILITTFSEKSKMHNALQLFNCMKWLRMLPSSKTYSAMINGLIRKNCLDESHEVLCEMLQCGLQPKHTHYIALINAKCRVGEIDRAFRLKEEMKALGVLPAEVADSSIIRGLCRCGKLEEAVIVFSSMMRAGMVPTVATFTTLMHGLCKEFKIADALHLKRLMELCRLKVDVVTYNVLITGFCNNKCISDALDLYGEMKSKGLWPNITTYITLIGAVYATQRVQIGEKLLEDIEERGLIPSSKHPENLERRMENTIRRLNMIRNCRQGPFKNEVEVLPEDHVSMDKVAND, via the exons atgtcgtcgtcgtcgtcgtcctcgtcgctGGCGTACTCCTTGTACCGCCGCCGGATCGTCGAATGCAAAGCGGCGGCCTACCCCTTACGGCTCCCCTCCTGCGTGAGACCGGCTGCGCGCCCTAGGATCGGCGCCGGCGTGCCAGCCGCCGCCACCTCAG CCCGAGGAGGTGATAGTAGCATCATCAATGCCCTAACTATGCAGCGGTGGGAGACCTTGAATAACATGGCATACAAAGTTGGGAGGCTTGAAACATCCGATGGAAAGCAGGCCTTGAAGATACTGAGTTCTCTTGTGCAACGATCAG GCTTCTCCTGCAGTGCTATTTTTAGCTCTCTCTTGCGGACTATTTCACGCTTTGATTCCACCAATTGTATGGTTTTTGACCTCCTTGTCAAAGCATATGTCAAGGAAAGAAAAGTTGCAGATGCAGTTATGGCAATTTTCTTTATGGATGACTGTGGATTTAAGGCTTCAGCTGTTGCttgcaataccatccttaatACTCTTCTGGAGGACGGGAAATCAAAACCTGTTTGGTTGTTCATGAGAGAAAGTCTGGCCCGTAAATTCCCTCTGGACATTATCACTTGCAATATTCTTCTCAATTTCCTGTGCACTCAGGGTAAATTTAGAGAGGCTGAATATATGCTTCAAAAGATGAAGAGTTGTCGCTTACCTAATTCTGTTACTTATAATACTATACTACATTGGTATGTTAAGAAGGGAAGGTTTAAGGCTGCCCTGCGTGTTCTAGAAGATATGGAGAGGAATAGTATAGAGGCAGATGTGTATACGTATAACATCATGATAGATAAATTATGTAAAATAAAGAGGAGTACACGTGCTTTCCTTTTGCTCAAAAGAATGAGGGAAGATAAATTGACACCTGATGAATGTACTTACAATACTTTGATCAATGGATTTTTTGGTGAAGGGAAGATAAACTTTGCTATCTATGTCTTCAACCATATGTTGACACAAAGTTTGGTACCAAGCATAGCTACTTACACTACAATGATTGATGGGTACTGCCGAAATGGTAGAATTGATGAAGCCCTAATAATTCTTTCCGAAATGCAAAGTACTGGTGTCAGACCAAGTGAACTAACTTATAGTGCTTTGTTGAATGGCTACTGCAAAGTTTCCATGCTGGGACCTGCTCTAGATCTTATGGAAGGTTTAAAATCAAGAGGCATAACCATCAATAAGACAATGTATACTATTCTCATTGATGGTTTTTGTCAAGTAGGTGAGATTTCCAAGGCCAAACAAATTTTAAAGAGTATGCTTGGGAATGGAATTGATCCAGATGTTATCACCTATTCAGCATTGATCAATGGTATGTGCAAGATGGGTAAGACGCATGAAACAAAAGAGATTTTGTCAAGGATGCAGAAAAGTGGAGTTTTACCTAATGATGTGCTATATACAACTCTAGTTTGCTATTACTGTAAGGCTGGGTATGTCAAGGAAGCACTAAAGCATTTTGTGGACATTTATCGAAGGGGGCTAGTTGCCAATTCAGTCATCCATAATGCATTATTATGTGCTTTTTATAGAGAAGGAATGATTGCAGAGGCTGAGCACTTCAAACAATACATGTCCAGGATGAAGATATCGTTTGGTGCTGCCTCCTTTAACTGCATGATAGATAGTTACTGCCACAGAGGTAATGTAATTGAGGCATTTTCAGTTTATGATAACATGGTTAGATATGGTCATTCTCCAAATGTTTGCACATATCAGAATTTGCTTAGAGGATTATGTCAAGGAGGCCACTTGGTACAAGCGAAGCAGTTTATGGTCCGCCTTGTTGACACACCTTCTGCTATTGATGAAAAAACTTTCAATGCACTGCTTCTTGGGATTTGCAAATATGGAACCATggatgaagctttggatttATGTGAGGAAATGGTCAAAAACAACTTTTTACCTGATATTCATACTTACACCATTCTTCTCAGTGGTTTTTGCAGGAGAGGTAAGATTTTGCCTGCAGTCCACATGTTGCAGATGATGTTGGAGAAAGGACTGGTCCCTGATACTGTTGCATATACCTGTTTGCTGAATGGGTTGATAGATGAAGGCCAGGTGAAGGTTGCTTCTTATCTGTTCCAGGAGATCATATGCAAGGAAGGCTTGTATGCAGATTGTATTGCCTATAATTCATTGATGAGAGGATACGTCAAGGGAGGAAAGATAAATACTTTAGAAAGGGTGATGTCTGATATGCATGAGAGTGAGGTTTATCCAAACTCTGCTAGCTATAACATACTTATGCATGGGTATGTCAAGAAGGGACATTTTTCAAGGTCTTTTTATCTGTACAAAGATATGGTGAGGAAAGGGGTCAGACCAAACAATGTGACGTATCGCTTGCTCATACTTGGACTTTCCAAGTGTGGGATGATTGACATTGCAGTTAAGTTCTTGGAGAAGATGGTCTTAGAAGGCATTTATCCTGATAAGTTAGCTTTTGATATACTGATAACAACTTTCAGTGAGAAATCTAAGATGCATAATGCTCTACAACTTTTCAATTGTATGAAGTGGTTACGTATGTTACCTAGCAGTAAAACATATAGTGCCATGATAAATGGATTAATCAGAAAAAATTGCTTGGATGAGAGTCATGAAGTTTTATGTGAGATGTTACAATGCGGGCTTCAACCAAAGCATACACACTATATTGCATTGATCAATGCAAAATGTAGGGTTGGTGAGATTGATAGAGCATTCAGGCTAAAAGAAGAAATGAAAGCTCTTGGTGTTCTGCCTGCTGAAGTTGCTGACAGCTCAATTATTAGAGGACTATGTAGATGTGGAAAACTTGAAGAGGCAGTCATAGTTTTTAGCAGTATGATGCGTGCAGGAATGGTGCCAACTGTTGCTACTTTCACTACTCTAATGCACGGTCTTTGTAAAGAATTCAAGATTGCTGATGCTTTGCACTTGAAAAGGCTGATGGAGTTATGTAGATTGAAGGTTGATGTTGTCACTTATAATGTTCTAATTACCGGTTTTTGTAACAACAAATGCATTTCTGATGCACTAGATCTTTATGGAGAGATGAAATCGAAGGGACTTTGGCCAAATATTACAACATACATCACACTCATTGGAGCTGTGTATGCAACACAGAGAGTGCAGATTGGAGAGAAACTACTGGAGGATATAGAAGAAAGGGGCCTTATTCCGTCATCTAAGCATCCTGAAAATCTTGAAAGGCGGATGGAAAATACAATTAGGAGGTTAAACATGATAAGAAATTGTAGACAGGGACCTTTTAAGAACGAGGTCGAGGTATTGCCAGAAGATCATGTATCCATGGATAAAGTTGCCAATGATTGA
- the LOC133912857 gene encoding pentatricopeptide repeat-containing protein At5g55840 isoform X1 yields MSSSSSSSSLAYSLYRRRIVECKAAAYPLRLPSCVRPAARPRIGAGVPAAATSARGGDSSIINALTMQRWETLNNMAYKVGRLETSDGKQALKILSSLVQRSGLARITHIYCMAVPILIQAQMHAQAMSVLRHLAMTGFSCSAIFSSLLRTISRFDSTNCMVFDLLVKAYVKERKVADAVMAIFFMDDCGFKASAVACNTILNTLLEDGKSKPVWLFMRESLARKFPLDIITCNILLNFLCTQGKFREAEYMLQKMKSCRLPNSVTYNTILHWYVKKGRFKAALRVLEDMERNSIEADVYTYNIMIDKLCKIKRSTRAFLLLKRMREDKLTPDECTYNTLINGFFGEGKINFAIYVFNHMLTQSLVPSIATYTTMIDGYCRNGRIDEALIILSEMQSTGVRPSELTYSALLNGYCKVSMLGPALDLMEGLKSRGITINKTMYTILIDGFCQVGEISKAKQILKSMLGNGIDPDVITYSALINGMCKMGKTHETKEILSRMQKSGVLPNDVLYTTLVCYYCKAGYVKEALKHFVDIYRRGLVANSVIHNALLCAFYREGMIAEAEHFKQYMSRMKISFGAASFNCMIDSYCHRGNVIEAFSVYDNMVRYGHSPNVCTYQNLLRGLCQGGHLVQAKQFMVRLVDTPSAIDEKTFNALLLGICKYGTMDEALDLCEEMVKNNFLPDIHTYTILLSGFCRRGKILPAVHMLQMMLEKGLVPDTVAYTCLLNGLIDEGQVKVASYLFQEIICKEGLYADCIAYNSLMRGYVKGGKINTLERVMSDMHESEVYPNSASYNILMHGYVKKGHFSRSFYLYKDMVRKGVRPNNVTYRLLILGLSKCGMIDIAVKFLEKMVLEGIYPDKLAFDILITTFSEKSKMHNALQLFNCMKWLRMLPSSKTYSAMINGLIRKNCLDESHEVLCEMLQCGLQPKHTHYIALINAKCRVGEIDRAFRLKEEMKALGVLPAEVADSSIIRGLCRCGKLEEAVIVFSSMMRAGMVPTVATFTTLMHGLCKEFKIADALHLKRLMELCRLKVDVVTYNVLITGFCNNKCISDALDLYGEMKSKGLWPNITTYITLIGAVYATQRVQIGEKLLEDIEERGLIPSSKHPENLERRMENTIRRLNMIRNCRQGPFKNEVEVLPEDHVSMDKVAND; encoded by the exons atgtcgtcgtcgtcgtcgtcctcgtcgctGGCGTACTCCTTGTACCGCCGCCGGATCGTCGAATGCAAAGCGGCGGCCTACCCCTTACGGCTCCCCTCCTGCGTGAGACCGGCTGCGCGCCCTAGGATCGGCGCCGGCGTGCCAGCCGCCGCCACCTCAG CCCGAGGAGGTGATAGTAGCATCATCAATGCCCTAACTATGCAGCGGTGGGAGACCTTGAATAACATGGCATACAAAGTTGGGAGGCTTGAAACATCCGATGGAAAGCAGGCCTTGAAGATACTGAGTTCTCTTGTGCAACGATCAGGTTTGGCCCGAATTACTCATATTTACTGTATGGCTGTTCCGATCCTCATCCAAGCTCAAATGCATGCGCAAGCAATGTCAGTGCTGAGGCATCTTGCCATGACAGGCTTCTCCTGCAGTGCTATTTTTAGCTCTCTCTTGCGGACTATTTCACGCTTTGATTCCACCAATTGTATGGTTTTTGACCTCCTTGTCAAAGCATATGTCAAGGAAAGAAAAGTTGCAGATGCAGTTATGGCAATTTTCTTTATGGATGACTGTGGATTTAAGGCTTCAGCTGTTGCttgcaataccatccttaatACTCTTCTGGAGGACGGGAAATCAAAACCTGTTTGGTTGTTCATGAGAGAAAGTCTGGCCCGTAAATTCCCTCTGGACATTATCACTTGCAATATTCTTCTCAATTTCCTGTGCACTCAGGGTAAATTTAGAGAGGCTGAATATATGCTTCAAAAGATGAAGAGTTGTCGCTTACCTAATTCTGTTACTTATAATACTATACTACATTGGTATGTTAAGAAGGGAAGGTTTAAGGCTGCCCTGCGTGTTCTAGAAGATATGGAGAGGAATAGTATAGAGGCAGATGTGTATACGTATAACATCATGATAGATAAATTATGTAAAATAAAGAGGAGTACACGTGCTTTCCTTTTGCTCAAAAGAATGAGGGAAGATAAATTGACACCTGATGAATGTACTTACAATACTTTGATCAATGGATTTTTTGGTGAAGGGAAGATAAACTTTGCTATCTATGTCTTCAACCATATGTTGACACAAAGTTTGGTACCAAGCATAGCTACTTACACTACAATGATTGATGGGTACTGCCGAAATGGTAGAATTGATGAAGCCCTAATAATTCTTTCCGAAATGCAAAGTACTGGTGTCAGACCAAGTGAACTAACTTATAGTGCTTTGTTGAATGGCTACTGCAAAGTTTCCATGCTGGGACCTGCTCTAGATCTTATGGAAGGTTTAAAATCAAGAGGCATAACCATCAATAAGACAATGTATACTATTCTCATTGATGGTTTTTGTCAAGTAGGTGAGATTTCCAAGGCCAAACAAATTTTAAAGAGTATGCTTGGGAATGGAATTGATCCAGATGTTATCACCTATTCAGCATTGATCAATGGTATGTGCAAGATGGGTAAGACGCATGAAACAAAAGAGATTTTGTCAAGGATGCAGAAAAGTGGAGTTTTACCTAATGATGTGCTATATACAACTCTAGTTTGCTATTACTGTAAGGCTGGGTATGTCAAGGAAGCACTAAAGCATTTTGTGGACATTTATCGAAGGGGGCTAGTTGCCAATTCAGTCATCCATAATGCATTATTATGTGCTTTTTATAGAGAAGGAATGATTGCAGAGGCTGAGCACTTCAAACAATACATGTCCAGGATGAAGATATCGTTTGGTGCTGCCTCCTTTAACTGCATGATAGATAGTTACTGCCACAGAGGTAATGTAATTGAGGCATTTTCAGTTTATGATAACATGGTTAGATATGGTCATTCTCCAAATGTTTGCACATATCAGAATTTGCTTAGAGGATTATGTCAAGGAGGCCACTTGGTACAAGCGAAGCAGTTTATGGTCCGCCTTGTTGACACACCTTCTGCTATTGATGAAAAAACTTTCAATGCACTGCTTCTTGGGATTTGCAAATATGGAACCATggatgaagctttggatttATGTGAGGAAATGGTCAAAAACAACTTTTTACCTGATATTCATACTTACACCATTCTTCTCAGTGGTTTTTGCAGGAGAGGTAAGATTTTGCCTGCAGTCCACATGTTGCAGATGATGTTGGAGAAAGGACTGGTCCCTGATACTGTTGCATATACCTGTTTGCTGAATGGGTTGATAGATGAAGGCCAGGTGAAGGTTGCTTCTTATCTGTTCCAGGAGATCATATGCAAGGAAGGCTTGTATGCAGATTGTATTGCCTATAATTCATTGATGAGAGGATACGTCAAGGGAGGAAAGATAAATACTTTAGAAAGGGTGATGTCTGATATGCATGAGAGTGAGGTTTATCCAAACTCTGCTAGCTATAACATACTTATGCATGGGTATGTCAAGAAGGGACATTTTTCAAGGTCTTTTTATCTGTACAAAGATATGGTGAGGAAAGGGGTCAGACCAAACAATGTGACGTATCGCTTGCTCATACTTGGACTTTCCAAGTGTGGGATGATTGACATTGCAGTTAAGTTCTTGGAGAAGATGGTCTTAGAAGGCATTTATCCTGATAAGTTAGCTTTTGATATACTGATAACAACTTTCAGTGAGAAATCTAAGATGCATAATGCTCTACAACTTTTCAATTGTATGAAGTGGTTACGTATGTTACCTAGCAGTAAAACATATAGTGCCATGATAAATGGATTAATCAGAAAAAATTGCTTGGATGAGAGTCATGAAGTTTTATGTGAGATGTTACAATGCGGGCTTCAACCAAAGCATACACACTATATTGCATTGATCAATGCAAAATGTAGGGTTGGTGAGATTGATAGAGCATTCAGGCTAAAAGAAGAAATGAAAGCTCTTGGTGTTCTGCCTGCTGAAGTTGCTGACAGCTCAATTATTAGAGGACTATGTAGATGTGGAAAACTTGAAGAGGCAGTCATAGTTTTTAGCAGTATGATGCGTGCAGGAATGGTGCCAACTGTTGCTACTTTCACTACTCTAATGCACGGTCTTTGTAAAGAATTCAAGATTGCTGATGCTTTGCACTTGAAAAGGCTGATGGAGTTATGTAGATTGAAGGTTGATGTTGTCACTTATAATGTTCTAATTACCGGTTTTTGTAACAACAAATGCATTTCTGATGCACTAGATCTTTATGGAGAGATGAAATCGAAGGGACTTTGGCCAAATATTACAACATACATCACACTCATTGGAGCTGTGTATGCAACACAGAGAGTGCAGATTGGAGAGAAACTACTGGAGGATATAGAAGAAAGGGGCCTTATTCCGTCATCTAAGCATCCTGAAAATCTTGAAAGGCGGATGGAAAATACAATTAGGAGGTTAAACATGATAAGAAATTGTAGACAGGGACCTTTTAAGAACGAGGTCGAGGTATTGCCAGAAGATCATGTATCCATGGATAAAGTTGCCAATGATTGA